The Pseudomonas sp. SCB32 DNA window CCCGGCCAACTACATCGCCAAGACCAACAGCCTGGAAACCTACGCAGAGGAGATCATCCGCTTCCTCAAGGAAGACTTCGGCGACGAGCTGCCGGAAATCATCCTGGAGCCGGGTCGTTCGCTGATCGCCAACGCCGGCATCCTGGTCAGCGAAGTGGTGCTGGTGGCGCGCAAGTCGCGTACCGCCGTGGAGCGCTGGGTGTTCACCGACGTGGGCAAGTTCTCCGGCCTGATCGAAACCATGGACGAGTCCATCAAGTTCCCGATCCACGTGGAGAAGCAGGGCGAGCTGGAAGAGGTGGTGATCGCCGGCCCGACCTGCGACAGCGCCGACATCATGTACGAGCACTACAAGTACGGCCTGCCGCTGAACCTGGCTGCCGGCGACCGCCTGTACTGGCTGTCCACCGGCGCCTACACCACCAGCTACAGCGCGGTGGAATTCAACGGCTTCCCGCCGCTGAAGGCGTTCTACCTGTAAGCCCCAAGTGCGAATGAAGAGGCCCCGCGATGCGGGGCTTTTTCGTTTCCGGTGTTGGCTTTTCGTAGGAGCGAGCGTGCTCGCGAACGGATTCCGCAGCGGGGCTGGTTCGCGAGCACTCTCGCTCCTGCAGGATGCCGCTCCCTACGTTCAAGCGTCCCGGTAACCTGTAGGAGCGGACTCCGTCCGCGATGAGCCGGTCGCGACGTTGGATCGCGGACGGCGTCCGCTACTACGAAAAACGGTGCACCGGGAAATGAAAACGCCCCGCAGAGCGGGGCGTTTTCATTGTCAGGATCGACTCAACCCTTGTTGGGCTGTGCCGCCGGCGTCTGGGCGGTGGCCGGCGATTTCGCGTTCTTGACGATCTCCTGCTGCGGCGCGGACTGGGTCGGCGGCAGTTTGTCGAACTCATGCAGGCCATTCTTGGCGTAGGGGTCGCCGATCCAGCGCGGGGCCGCCACGAACTGGTCGCTGACCAGGCTCTTGGCCGGCTCGAAATGGTCGTAGCTCAGGCCCGCGAGGTCCGACAGGGTGTGGATCAGGTGCGAGCTGCTGTACGGGCGGCTGGCGGCAGCCTGCAGGTCACGCGGGTGCGCCGCCTGCCAGCTGGGCGAGGTCCAGAGCATGAACGGGATGGTGTACATCGGCCGGGTCGGGGCGCCTTCGTTGCGGCCCAGGCGATCGTGGTTGCCCGAGCTGTAGACATCCTCGCCGTGGTCGGAGAGGTACAGCAGGAAGCCGTTCGGATCGGTCGCGGCGTAACGCTTGATCAGGCTGGAGATCACGAAGTCGTTGTACAGCACGGCGTTGTCGTAGAAGTTGTAGGTTTCCACCTGCTCGTCGGACAGCGCCGAGGGCACGCCCTGGCGGTCATTGAAATGGCCGTACTGCTCCGGATAGCGGTAGCGGTAGTCCATGTGCGTGCCCAGCAGGTGCACGATGATGAGCTTTTTCTGCGCCGGGTCCTGCAGGGCCTTCTGGAACGGCTCGAGCACCACGCCGTCGTACTGGCTGGCGTTCTGGTTGCGCTGGTTGTTCAGGTAGACCGGCGCGTCCGTCTGCTGCGAGAAGGTGGTGAGCATGGTGTTGCGCTTGGTCATCGTCTGCTGGTTGGTGATCCAGAAGGTCTTGTAGCCTGCCTGTTTCATCAGATTGATCAGCGACGGATCGGTGAGGAACTTGTCGGGGTTCTGCTCGTCACCGAAGGTGAGGATCTGCTGCATCACCTCGATGGTGTAGGGACGCGGCGAGACTACGTTCTGGAACACCGTCAGGTTGTGGCCCTCGGCGGCCAGCGCATCGAGGTTCGGGGTGGTTTCGCGCGGGTAGCCGTACAGGTGCATGTGCTCGCGGGTGGTGGATTCACCCAGTACCAGCACCAGGGTGCGCGGCGCCTCGCCGCTGCCGTCCTTGAGGTTCTGCAGCGGCGGCAGCGCGGCGTTCTGTTCCAGCAGCTTCTGCATGTTGTCCAGTTGCTGGCGGTACTGGGCATAGCCCACTACCAGTTGCCAGGGCACCGCAGGCTCCATGCGCTGCTGCACCTTCTCCAGCGATTCGGCGAAGGTGCGATGCTGGGTCACCATCTGCTTGTAGAAGGGGTAGATCAGGTTCATCACCACCAGCAGCACGGCCACCGGAATGCGCGAATACAGCGGCAGGCGGACCGGGCGGATGCGTCGCCACAGCAGCACCGCGACCGCGCTGTAGATCAGCAGCGCAAGGCATAGCCAGACGCTGAAGTACTGACTGAAATACTCGCCGGCTTCGGCCGTGTTCGATTCGAACATGACGAAGATGACGCTCTGCGAGAACTCCTGGCGGTAGATGCCGAAATAGCTCAGGCCGACCAGCGAGGCGCCCCACAGCACCAGGCCGATGATCGCGGAAATCCCACGGGCGAAGCGTGGCAGCAACAGTACCGGGGCAAGCCACAGGCTGCTGAGGAAGAAGGCGTCACGGAAGCCGGCGAAGCCGGTGGTGCCGTTGAGCAGGATCAGCAGTTGGGTGACGCCGGAGAAGTACCAGAAGAACAGGAGCAGCCAGCCCAGGCCGGCCCAGTCGATGCCTTTACGGGCGGAAGGAGAAATCAGGGTAGACACACACGCCTCGTCGAATTCGGGACAGGAAGCTGCAATCCCGCAGCCGAAAAAGCCGGGGAGGGTATCAGGTCTGGCGTGAAAATTACGTCAAGTTGCAACAATCCTGTGCTAGACGCAGCGAATTCAGACGCATCCTGTCGGATTCTTCCCCCAGTTCAGCCGCGCGGAGGCAGTAGGCAAGCGCCATCTGGCGCAGAGGTTCCTGGGGGGAGCGGGCCAGTTGCTCGCGGGCGACCCGCAGGAAGTTCAGGTTGCCGCCATCCAGGGCGCGCTGCAGCCAGGGCAGGGCGGCCTCCAGATAGCCGGCCTCGGCCAGCACCGTGGCATGGCTGAACTGCCCACGAAAGTCGCCGGCCTCGGCGGAGCGCCGGTACCAGCGATGGGCGGCCACGGCATCGCGGGGGACCACCAGCCCATCCTCATGGAAGCGGCCGACCAGATTCATCGACTTGGCATGCCCCAGCCCTGCCGCCCGACGGTACAGCGCAAAGGCGCGCGCCTCGTCACGGGTCACGCCGCGACCGGTGGCCAGAAGGTTGGCCAGGTTGTACATCGCCCAGTCCAGGCCCGCCTCGGCGGCAAGCGCGTAGTGGCGAGCCGCTGCCGCAGGGTCGGCGGCGCAGCCCCAGCCGTGTTCCAGGCAGCGGCCGAGGACGTTGCGGGCCATGGAGTGGCCGCGCTCGGCGGCGATACCGAACCAGATCATGGCCAGCGCCGGATCGCGTTCGATGCCGTGGCCGTCGAGGAGGATCTGGCCGAGCAGCGCCTGGGCTTCCAGATCGCCCTCGCGGGCGGCGGTGAGGATCAGTCGTGCCGCCTGGCGTGGATTGTCGGCGAGCTGGCCGGTGAGGTCTTCAACGGCGATTTCTTCGGTACGGCGCAGGACGAAGCTCATGGGCGGTCAGACATCCACCCAGCGGCGCAGCAGGTTGTGGTAGGTGCCGGTCAGCTCGACCAGTGCGGGATGCTCGGGCACATCGCGGGTCAGGGCCTGGATCGACTGGTCCATCTGGAACAGCAGGGCCCGCTGGCTGTCCTCGCGCACCAGGCTCTGAGTCCAGAAGAAGGAGGCGATGCGCGCGCCACGGGTCACCGGGTTGACCTTGTGCAGGCTGGTGGCGGGGTAGAGCATCAGGTCGCCGGCCGGCAGCTTGACCTGCTGGGTGCCATAGGTGTCCTGGATCACCAGTTCACCGCCGTCGTAGTCCTCGGGGTCGCTGAAGAACAGGGTCGAGGAGACGTCGGTACGCACGCGCTCGCGGCCACCCTGGATATCGCGTACGGCGTTGTCGATATGGAAGTCGAAGGAGCCGCCGCCGGTGTAGCAGTTGAACAGTGGTGGAAAGACCTTGTGCGGCAGCGCCGCAGACTGGAACAGCGGATTGCTCCACAGGCGCTGCAGCATGGCTTCGCCGATCTCGCGGGCCAGCGGGTGGTCCTGGGGCAGTTGCAGGTTGTGTTTGGCACGGGCCGACTGGTAACCGGCGGTGGCCTTGCCGTCACCCCATTCGGCCTGTTCCAGGGCCGCGCGGATGCGCGCGACTTCCTCGCGGGTAAAGATGCCGGGAATGTGCAGCAGCATTGGGCGGTTCCGTCGGTGCCTGAAGAGGTGCCAATGATAATGATTTGCAACGGAGGCCTACAACCGTCGCGCTTTGTCATCGGCCAGTCACAAAGTGTAAATCTTGTAAATCAGATGCGTATGATAATGCCTAGTAATTGATATGAATTCTTAATTGCAATAGATTGCGCGGCCTTCATGAGCCCCTGGGGAGGGATTTGCAATGTTGCGCCAATCGTCCGATCTCGCCGGCAATACGCCGCGCCTTCTGGCATCCGCCGTCGGTGTCGCCATCACCGCCATGTCCGGCAGCCACCTGGCCTATGCCGCCGAGTCTTCGGAAAAGAAACCGACCCAGGACGTGCTGTCCCTGGACGCCGATACCGTCGTCGGCACCCAGCAGCAGGACCCGACGACCTACAGCGTCGAGAAGTCCGCGTCGAAAAAGTACACCGCGCCGCTGCTGGATACGCCGCGTTCGGTGACCGTAGTGCCGCAGCAGGTGATCAAGGACACCGGCGCGCTGACCCTGCAGGATGCCCTGCGTACCGTGCCGGGCATTACCTTCGGCGCCGGCGAGGGCGGCAACCCGACGGGCGACCGTCCGTTCATCCGTGGCTTCGACGCGCAGAGCGACACCTATGTCGATGGCGTGCGTGACACCGGTGCGCAATCCCGCGAAGTCTTCAACCTGGAGCAGATCGAAGTCAGCAAGGGCCCGAACTCGGCCTTCGGCGGCCGCGGCTCGGCCGGTGGCAGCCTGAACCTGATCAGCAAGCAGGCCAAGGCCGGTAACTTCACCGACGGCGGCTTCACCTACGGCTCTGACCAGACCCGCCGCTACACCCTGGACACCAACCAGGAGTTCCTCGACGGCAACGCCGCCTTCCGCCTGAACCTGATGACCCACGACCAGAACGTCGCCGGTCGCGACAACGTCGACTACAGCCGCTGGGGTATCGCACCGTCGCTGACCTTCGGCCTCAACGGTCCGACCCGTCTTACCGTCAGCCACTATCACCTGGAAAGCGACGATACCCCGGACTCGGGCATTCCCTACGCCAAGAGCGCTGACCGCAGCAAGCACAACCCGGACAAGCCGGTGAACGTCGACCGTAGCAACTACTACGGCCTGGAGGACCGCGACTTCCAGAAGAGCCGCGTGGACACCAGCACCATCACCTTCGACCACGACTTCAACGACAACCTGAGCCTGCGCAACACCACGCGCTATGGCACCAGCCACACCGACTACATCTGGACCCAGCCCGACGACAGTCAGGGCAACATCAACAACGGCACGGTCTGGCGGCGCAACAACAACCGCATCAGCACCACCACCACCGCGACCAACCAGACCGATCTGTTCGGCGAGTTCTACCTGGGCGGGTTCAAGAACAGCTTCACCACGGGCGTGGAATTCACCCGCGAAGACAGCAAGCGCGACAGCTACACGGTCAACACCAACACCGGTTCCAGCGCCGGCGCCAACAAGTGCAACCCGTCGATCATCGGCGCGCCGAGCGGCTATAACTGCACCAGCCTGGAAAACCCGACGCCGAACGATCCGTGGAGCGGCAGCATCACCCGCAACTACAAGCCGCTGAACACCGTCGGTACCACCCAGGCCATCTACGGCTTCGACACCATCGACCTGAACGAGCAGTGGCAGGTCAACCTCGGCGCGCGTTTCGACGCCTTCCAGACCACCGCGAAGAACCACGCCGTCACCCCGACCACCAAGTTCGAGGACAACTCCACCTTCTGGAACTGGCAGGGTGGCGTGGTTTATAAGCCGGCGCACAACGGCAGCATCTACGCGTCCTACGCTACCTCGGCGACGCCGCCGGGCAGCATGCTGGACAACGGCGACACCTCCAACGCGGTGGACGCCTTCGCGGTGAAGAACAGCCTTGAACCGGAAGAAACCACCAACTACGAGGTGGGGACCAAGTGGAACTTCCTGGACGAGCGCCTGGAACTGACCGCGGCGGTCTTCCGCACTGAGAAGGACAACGCCCGCGTGCTCGTCGCGCCGCAGACCTACGACAACGCCGGCAAGTCCCGCGTCGACGGCCTGGAGCTCTCCGCCAGCGGCAAACTGACCGACAAGTGGAAGGTCTTCGCCGGCTACAGCTACCTCGACAGCGAGCTGGTCAAGGCGGGCAAGGCCGGCCGTAGCGGCAACATCACCGCCAACGCCCCGTCCAACGACGGCAACCAGATGCCCAACACGCCGGAGAACAGCTTCACCCTCTGGACCACCTACGACATCCTGCCCAAGGCCACCATCGGCGGCGGCACCTTCTACGTCGACAAGGTCTACGGCGATGTGGCCAACACCATGTACGTCCCGGACTACTGGCGCTACGACGCGATGGCCAGCTACAAGCTGAGCAAGAACGTCGACTTCCAGCTCAACGTGCAGAACGTCTTCGACAAGAAGTACTTCGACAAGGCTTATGCCGCGCACTACGCGTCGGAGGCGGCTGGCCGCACCGTGCTGCTGTCCACCAACTTCCACTTCTAAGGATCGCCTGCAGGCGACCCACCCCGGCCGATGCTCCTCGGCCGGGGCTTTTCTTTGTCGGAGCGCCAGGCTGGCCCGGCGTAAGGCCTGGGTAAAGATTGTCAAATCGGCTGCATTTGCGAGCTGTTCTCAATAAAATCCCGCTCCGCGCAGAGTCGGCAGGACGTGAGGCCACGGTGTTGAAGAAAGTCTGGTTCCAGTTGCATTGGCTGTTCGGTATCAGCGCGGGGCTCGTGCTGGCGCTGATGGGCATGACCGGGGCGATGCTGTCATTCCAGGATGAAATCCTGCGCACCGTGAACCCTGCCAGCCTCACCGTGGAAAAGCGCGCCGAGGGCACGCTGCCGATGGACGAGCTGATCCGCCAGGTGGAGAGCGCAGAGCCGGGCAAGAAGGTTGCCTTCGTCTGGGTGAACATCGACGGCGACCAGGCCGGCCGTCTGTTCTATACGCCCCAGCCGGGCCAGCGCCGTGGCGAGTCGCGCTACGTCGATCCCTACACCGCTGACTTCCTGCCGGCGCCCAGGGGGGAAGGCTTCTTCAACTTCGTCATGCAGCTGCACCGCTTCCTCGCCGCAGGCGAGGCGGGCAAGCAGGTCACCGCCGCCTGTACCCTGATCCTGCTCTACCTGTGCCTGTCCGGCCTGTACCTGCGCTGGCCGCGCAAGGCCCTGAGCTGGCGCGCCTGGCTGACCTTCGACTGGGCCAAGAAGGGCCGGACGTTCAACTGGGACCTGCATGCCGTCGCCGGCACCTGGTGCCTGGCGTTCTACCTGCTGGCGACATTGACCGGCCTGTTCTGGTCCTACGACTGGTATCGAGCTGGCTTGTTCAAGCTGCTCGACGACGCCCCTGCCGGCCAGCAGAAGGGCGGCCAACGCGGTGGCGGCAAACGCGGGCCGGCGCCGGAAGGCCCGCCGCCCGTGGTCGACGCCAGCGCCGTCTGGGCGACCATCGAGCAGACCGGCGGCGCCGCGATGACCACCTACAACCTGCGCCTGCCGCCAGTGCAAGGCCAACCGGCCACCGTCTTCTACCTCGAGGGTGATGCCGACCACGAGCGCGCTTTCAACGAGATGAGCATCGACCCGGCCAGCGGCAAGCTGCTGGCCCACAAGCGCTACGACGACAGTTCGTTCGGCAAGCAACTGCTGACCAGCGTCTACGCCCTGCACGTGGGCAGCTATTTCGGCCTGCCGGGGCGCATCCTGATGATGCTGGCGAGCCTGTCGATGCCGCTGTTCTTCGTCACCGGCTGGATGCTCTACCTCGACCGCCGTCGCAAGAAGCGCGCGGCCCAGGCGGCGCGCGGGGAACTGAGCAACGATCCGGGCGCCGATGCCTGGCTGGTGGGCTATGCCAGCCAGAGCGGTTTTGCCGAGCAACTGGCCTGGCAGAGCGCCGGGCAATTGCAGGCCGCCGGCCTGCCGGTACGTGTGGAGCCGCTGGCGAAACTGGACCGTGCCCAGCTGGAGCAGACCCGCAACGCGCTGTTCGTGGTCAGCACCTTTGGTGATGGCGAGGCCCCGGACAACGCCCGTGTCTTCGAGCGCCAACTGCTTGGCCAGCGCCTCGGGCTGGCCGACCTGCGCTTTGCCGTTCTCGCCCTGGGTGATCGCCAGTACGACCACTTCTGTGGTTTCGCCCACCGCTTGCAGGGCTGGCTGCAGGGGCAGGGCGCTCGGGCGTTGTTCGAGGGTGTCGAGGTGGACAATGGCGATGCGGCCGCGCTCCACGACTGGCAACAGCGTCTGGCCGGGCTTTCCGGCGCCGCGCCGCAGGCCGCGTTCAGCGCACCGGCCTTCGAGGTCTGGACGCTGGCCGGTCGTTTGCACCTCAATCCGGGCAGCCAGGGCGAGTCCACCTGGTTGCTGTGCCTGGCTGCACCGAGCGATTCGCAGATCGAGTGGAGCGCCGGCGACCTGGTGGAAATCGTGCCCCGCCAGCCGCTGTTCCTGGTCAACGCCTGGCTTAACCGCCTGGGGCTGGACGGTGATTCCCGTATCCAGGTCGATGGCGTCGCCACGACGCTGAGGGATGCCCTGGCCGGCTGCCTGCTGCCGGGCAATCTCGAGCACTTGGTCGGCCAGCATGGCCAGGCGGTCTACGACGCGCTGATCAAGCTGTCGGTGCGCCAGTACTCCATTGCCTCGCTGCGCAGCGACGGTGCGCTGGAACTGATGGTGCGCCAGGAGCAGCACGCCGATGGATCGCTGGGCATCTGCTCCGGCTGGCTGACCCAGTATCTGCCGGAGGGCGACAGCCTCCTGCTGCGCCTGCGCCGCAACCGCGCCTTCCATCTCAGCGAAGACGACCGCCCGCTGATCCTGATCGGCAACGGCACGGGCCTCGCCGGCCTGCGCAGCCTGCTGCGCGCCAGCATTGCCGAGGGCTGCCGCCGCAACTGGCTGCTGTTCGGCGAGCGCAGCATCGCCCATGACTTCTACTGCCGCGAGGAACTGGAAGGCATGCTTTCGCGTGGTGAGTTGCAGCGCCTGGACCTGGCGTTCTCCCGCGACCAGGCCGAGAAGATCTACGTGCAGGACCGCCTGCGCGCCGAGGCCGGGACGCTGGCGCAGTGGCTGGACGAGGGCGCGGTGATCCATGTCTGTGGCAGCCTGCAGGGCATGGCCGAGGGCGTCGACCGCACGCTGCGCGAGCTGCTCGGTGATGCCGGGGTCGAGGCGTTGCTGGAGAACGGGCGCTACCGGCGCGACGTGTACTGACGCGCGGCTCTCGCTGGCATGGCCCGCTCCTACAGGAAGAACCGATTTCTACTGCAGGAGCGACTGTCCTCATGCCCTACGCCCCTGCTCCCGTAGGAGCGGGCCATGCCCGCGATGCTGTTGCGGCGCACAAACAAAAAGGCCCCCGCGAATGCGGAGGCCTTGATGTCGGGGGCGTCACTCAGATCCAGATGAACACAGCCAGCACTGCCGCGAGGAAGCCCCACTTCTGCAGGTAGTACAGCTTGCGGTTGCGCTTCTTCAGCGCCTTGCCCTGCAAGCGGATCTTGTACAGCGAGGCGAAGGCGCGGTTGATGCCGCCGGTCTTGTCGCCCGCATCGTTGGGCGAAGCCGCCGCCGCCATCACGCTGCGGCTGAACCAGCGGTTGAACGCCGTGGCCCAGCGGTATTTCAGCGGGCGCTCGATGTCGCAGAAGAGAATCACCCGGTCATGGTCCGTGGTGTTCTCGGCGTAATGGATGTAGGTCTCGTCGAACACCACCGCCTCTCCATCGCGCCAGTGGTAGCGCTCGCCGTCCACCTCGATGAAACAGCCCGGATCGTTCGGTGTCATCAGTCCCAGGTGGTAGCGCAGCGAACCGGCATAGGGGTCGCGGTGGCGGACCAGGCGCGAGCCCGGCGGCAGCTCGGCGAACATCGCCGCCTTGACCGAGGGGATCTGCCGCAGCAGCTCGGTAGTCTTCGGGCACAGCGCGTCGGCGGACGGATGGCTGTCGTCGTACCACTTCAGGTAGAAGCGTTTCCAGCCGGTCTTGAAGAAGGAGTTGAAGCCCACGTCGTTGAGCTGGTCGGAGCGCTTGATGCTGCCGGCATCGCGCAGGTGCAGGGCTTCGCTGCGGATGGTTTCCCAGTTCTCGGTCAGCAGGCGCATCTCGGGGAATTCGTCGGTCGCCAGGTACGGGCGGCTCGGTACCCTGGAGAACAGGTACATGATGCAGTTGATCGGTGCCAGGAAGCTGGAGTGGTCGGTCAACTGGCGAGAGAATTTGTGGCGCACCCGTCCACGCAGATGGACATAGATGATGCTCAGGCCGAAGGCGGCCAGAATGGCGGCTTTGATCATTCAGGGAGGTTTCCGCGGGTCTAGGTGGGGGATAGTACTCCTCCTGAACGTGACTGAGTATTCTCCGAAGGCCAAAGGCCAGCGCGTGCTTTAACCTGTAGGAACTTTCGAAGGATGGTGAGACCGATGACCGAGCGCACGACGCGGATCCTGCTCAACTGCGACATGGGCGAAAGCTTCGGTGCCTGGCGAATGGGTGACGACACCCATGCCATGCCGTTGATCGACCAGGCGAACCTCGCCTGCGGCTATCACGCTGGCGATCCGCTGACCATGCAGCGCACCGTGCGCCTGGCGGTGGAGCACGGCGTCAGCATTGGTGCGCACCCTGCCTACCCGGACCTCGCGGGTTTCGGCCGCCGCCACATGAGCTGCTCGCCCGAGGAGGTGCAGGCGCTGGTGCTCTATCAGCTTGGCGCGCTGGACGCCTTCTGCCGCGCCGCCGGTACCCGCGTCGACTATGTGAAGCCCCACGGCGCGCTGTACAACGACCTGGTGCGCGACGACGCGTTGCTCTGCGCCGTGCTCGACGCCTGCGCCGCCTACCGCAAGAGCCTGCCGCTGATGGTGCTGGCGTTGGCCGACAACAGCCGCGAGCTGCAACTGGCCGATGCCGCCGATGTGCCGCTGATGTTCGAAGCCTTTGCCGACCGCGCCTACCTGCCCGACGGTCAACTCGCGCCGCGCCGCCTGCCCAATGCGGTGCACCACGAACCCCAGCGCATCCTCGACCAGGCCCTGGCCATCGCCCGTGGCGAGCCCTTCCCGGACATCGACGGCAACCCGCTGCGCCTGCGCGCCGACAGTCTCTGCGTGCATGGCGACAACCCCGAGTCCCTGGCGGTGCTGCGGCGTCTGCGTGGCCTGCTGGACCAGGCATGATCCGTGTCGAAGCCTTCGGTGCCCAGGCGCTGCTGATCACCCTGGCCGAACAGCCAGACGGAACGTTGCCCTTGCGCATCGCCCGCCTGGCCGAGCGCCTGCGCGTCGAGCTGGGCATGGCGCTGACGGATTGCGTGCCTGGCTGGACCACGCTGTTGTTGCACTACGACCTGCTTCGTATCGACCTGAGGCAACTGCAAAGTCGCGTCCAGGCCGCGCTGGCGGAGTGGCCCGATGATTTCCTCGACGACAGTGCCGGGCGCCTGCACGAAATCGCCGTGTGGTACGCCGGTGAAGACCTCGGCGACGTCGCGCGGCAGTGCGGGCTCAGGCCTGCACAGGTGATCGAGCTGCACGCCGGCCGCGATTACCGCGTCGGCGCCATCGGCTTCGCCCCCGGTTTCGCCTACCTGGGCGAGCTGGACGAGCGCCTCGCCTTGCCGCGCCGGGCCACGCCGCGCACCAGGGTAGCCGCCGGCAGCCTGGCCATCGCCGAGCGGCAGACGGCGGTTTATCCACAGGCGTCGCCCGGCGGCTGGCACCTGCTCGGCCGCACCGCGCAGCGATTGTTCGATCCGCATCGACAACCGCCTTGCCCATTGGCGGTCGGCGACCGCGTGCGTTTCGTACCCATCGGCGAGGCGGCCTACCGCGCCGCCGGTGGCGAATCGTGAGCCTCAAGGTCATTGCCTGCGGCCCGTTGTGCCTGCTGCAGGACGGCGGCCGGCAGGGTTGGCAGCGACTGGGCGTATCGCCTGGCGGCCCCGTGGATAGACACGCGGCGGCCTGGGCCAATCGGTTGCTCGGCAATGCCCAGGGCGCTCCGCTGCTGGAAATCGCACTGGGCGGCGTGGAGCTGGAAGCACAGACTGACAGCTGGCTGGCGTTGACCGGCGCCGAGCTGCCCGCGACGCTGGACGACGAGCCGCTGCTTGCCTGGTCGCGCTTCCGCGTGCGGGCAGGGCAGCGCCTGAAGCTGGGCTTCGCCCGCGCCGGGCAACGTATCTACCTCGGCGCGGCGGGAGGCTTCCATGCCGAGCCGGTATTGGGCAGCGTCGCCACCCAGACGCGGGAAAAACTGGGCGGTCTCACCGGGAATGGCCAGCCGCTCGTCGTGGGCGACCTGCTGGAATGTGTCGACGAGAGCGATCGCTTCACTTCGGGCGCCAGCGTGCCCTGGCCCTATCGGCCGGATTATCGCGAATCTCCGGTGCTGCGCGTGCTCCCCGGCCCGGATGCGTTCCCCCACGAACAGCGACAGGCGTTCTTCGACCAGGCCTGGCAGATCAGCCCACAGTCCGACCGCATGGGCGTGCGCCTGCGCGGCGAGGCACTGAGCGCGCCGCGCCGGCAATGGTCGTTGGGGATAGTGGAAGGCGCCATCCAGGTGCCGCCAGATGGCCAGCCGATCCTCCTGCTGGCCGACCGGCAAAGCATGGGCGGCTACCCGCTGCTGGGCGTGTTGCACCCGCTGGACATCGGCCGCCTGGCGCAATGCCCGGCACACAGCGAAGTGCACTTTGCGCAGGCGAATGTGGAACAGGCGCAGGCGCACCTGCGCGCGTTCCTGCGCTTCTTCGCTACTTAGGCAGGTGCCGCAGCGGCAGCGGCGCCGACTCCTTCACCGTCTGGATGGCGAAGTTGCTGCGGATGTCGCTGACGCCTGGCAGCTTGAGCAGGGTGCCGGTGAGGAATTGCTCATAGGCGCGCAGGTCGGGCAGCACCACTTGCAGGAGAAAGTCCGATTCGCCGCTGACCAGGTGCA harbors:
- a CDS encoding phosphoethanolamine transferase CptA yields the protein MSTLISPSARKGIDWAGLGWLLLFFWYFSGVTQLLILLNGTTGFAGFRDAFFLSSLWLAPVLLLPRFARGISAIIGLVLWGASLVGLSYFGIYRQEFSQSVIFVMFESNTAEAGEYFSQYFSVWLCLALLIYSAVAVLLWRRIRPVRLPLYSRIPVAVLLVVMNLIYPFYKQMVTQHRTFAESLEKVQQRMEPAVPWQLVVGYAQYRQQLDNMQKLLEQNAALPPLQNLKDGSGEAPRTLVLVLGESTTREHMHLYGYPRETTPNLDALAAEGHNLTVFQNVVSPRPYTIEVMQQILTFGDEQNPDKFLTDPSLINLMKQAGYKTFWITNQQTMTKRNTMLTTFSQQTDAPVYLNNQRNQNASQYDGVVLEPFQKALQDPAQKKLIIVHLLGTHMDYRYRYPEQYGHFNDRQGVPSALSDEQVETYNFYDNAVLYNDFVISSLIKRYAATDPNGFLLYLSDHGEDVYSSGNHDRLGRNEGAPTRPMYTIPFMLWTSPSWQAAHPRDLQAAASRPYSSSHLIHTLSDLAGLSYDHFEPAKSLVSDQFVAAPRWIGDPYAKNGLHEFDKLPPTQSAPQQEIVKNAKSPATAQTPAAQPNKG
- a CDS encoding tetratricopeptide repeat protein produces the protein MSFVLRRTEEIAVEDLTGQLADNPRQAARLILTAAREGDLEAQALLGQILLDGHGIERDPALAMIWFGIAAERGHSMARNVLGRCLEHGWGCAADPAAAARHYALAAEAGLDWAMYNLANLLATGRGVTRDEARAFALYRRAAGLGHAKSMNLVGRFHEDGLVVPRDAVAAHRWYRRSAEAGDFRGQFSHATVLAEAGYLEAALPWLQRALDGGNLNFLRVAREQLARSPQEPLRQMALAYCLRAAELGEESDRMRLNSLRLAQDCCNLT
- a CDS encoding Fe2+-dependent dioxygenase, producing the protein MLLHIPGIFTREEVARIRAALEQAEWGDGKATAGYQSARAKHNLQLPQDHPLAREIGEAMLQRLWSNPLFQSAALPHKVFPPLFNCYTGGGSFDFHIDNAVRDIQGGRERVRTDVSSTLFFSDPEDYDGGELVIQDTYGTQQVKLPAGDLMLYPATSLHKVNPVTRGARIASFFWTQSLVREDSQRALLFQMDQSIQALTRDVPEHPALVELTGTYHNLLRRWVDV
- a CDS encoding TonB-dependent siderophore receptor — its product is MLRQSSDLAGNTPRLLASAVGVAITAMSGSHLAYAAESSEKKPTQDVLSLDADTVVGTQQQDPTTYSVEKSASKKYTAPLLDTPRSVTVVPQQVIKDTGALTLQDALRTVPGITFGAGEGGNPTGDRPFIRGFDAQSDTYVDGVRDTGAQSREVFNLEQIEVSKGPNSAFGGRGSAGGSLNLISKQAKAGNFTDGGFTYGSDQTRRYTLDTNQEFLDGNAAFRLNLMTHDQNVAGRDNVDYSRWGIAPSLTFGLNGPTRLTVSHYHLESDDTPDSGIPYAKSADRSKHNPDKPVNVDRSNYYGLEDRDFQKSRVDTSTITFDHDFNDNLSLRNTTRYGTSHTDYIWTQPDDSQGNINNGTVWRRNNNRISTTTTATNQTDLFGEFYLGGFKNSFTTGVEFTREDSKRDSYTVNTNTGSSAGANKCNPSIIGAPSGYNCTSLENPTPNDPWSGSITRNYKPLNTVGTTQAIYGFDTIDLNEQWQVNLGARFDAFQTTAKNHAVTPTTKFEDNSTFWNWQGGVVYKPAHNGSIYASYATSATPPGSMLDNGDTSNAVDAFAVKNSLEPEETTNYEVGTKWNFLDERLELTAAVFRTEKDNARVLVAPQTYDNAGKSRVDGLELSASGKLTDKWKVFAGYSYLDSELVKAGKAGRSGNITANAPSNDGNQMPNTPENSFTLWTTYDILPKATIGGGTFYVDKVYGDVANTMYVPDYWRYDAMASYKLSKNVDFQLNVQNVFDKKYFDKAYAAHYASEAAGRTVLLSTNFHF
- a CDS encoding sulfite reductase flavoprotein subunit alpha, whose protein sequence is MKKVWFQLHWLFGISAGLVLALMGMTGAMLSFQDEILRTVNPASLTVEKRAEGTLPMDELIRQVESAEPGKKVAFVWVNIDGDQAGRLFYTPQPGQRRGESRYVDPYTADFLPAPRGEGFFNFVMQLHRFLAAGEAGKQVTAACTLILLYLCLSGLYLRWPRKALSWRAWLTFDWAKKGRTFNWDLHAVAGTWCLAFYLLATLTGLFWSYDWYRAGLFKLLDDAPAGQQKGGQRGGGKRGPAPEGPPPVVDASAVWATIEQTGGAAMTTYNLRLPPVQGQPATVFYLEGDADHERAFNEMSIDPASGKLLAHKRYDDSSFGKQLLTSVYALHVGSYFGLPGRILMMLASLSMPLFFVTGWMLYLDRRRKKRAAQAARGELSNDPGADAWLVGYASQSGFAEQLAWQSAGQLQAAGLPVRVEPLAKLDRAQLEQTRNALFVVSTFGDGEAPDNARVFERQLLGQRLGLADLRFAVLALGDRQYDHFCGFAHRLQGWLQGQGARALFEGVEVDNGDAAALHDWQQRLAGLSGAAPQAAFSAPAFEVWTLAGRLHLNPGSQGESTWLLCLAAPSDSQIEWSAGDLVEIVPRQPLFLVNAWLNRLGLDGDSRIQVDGVATTLRDALAGCLLPGNLEHLVGQHGQAVYDALIKLSVRQYSIASLRSDGALELMVRQEQHADGSLGICSGWLTQYLPEGDSLLLRLRRNRAFHLSEDDRPLILIGNGTGLAGLRSLLRASIAEGCRRNWLLFGERSIAHDFYCREELEGMLSRGELQRLDLAFSRDQAEKIYVQDRLRAEAGTLAQWLDEGAVIHVCGSLQGMAEGVDRTLRELLGDAGVEALLENGRYRRDVY